One window from the genome of Glycine soja cultivar W05 chromosome 12, ASM419377v2, whole genome shotgun sequence encodes:
- the LOC114378345 gene encoding uncharacterized protein LOC114378345 — translation MTNPISETEIPDETLSPNAIPEQCPQQPPLHPDPQFSETLTLPDPNSPNPNQDQDSTMQGPIPTTLTVVDDDPEPDASTGAATGGGGGTTTRRTTKRKKGPKRTALERRSREKLQVIVATLKPIPFTPAKTLDFERHQSLLQRLGLWDFVHVELDSGLRGDLLAQLIASYVPTSRCSYVNGVRINVNRADLGRALKLPVKKTGCGGGATADSIDSAESIAFVEEVVYSWMLLHDDEAYIMPNDVLGWLSLIKDGNFEKVDWAGIIWFMVEKELKAPQLVSCYYASHLQHLIKTQHEELLKEGVEVTEEVVEEDNDVKEEGEEEEDEEEEEGLKEEVDANGDVKMGEIDEGQVQELEEHRIELSLGQDNNVERVEVEKEQGGEEQMMDVGFEQSKEEDMPGMWLLDQKNCVGEPFLRPCHGGDVKGVEFEQVREDDGEDVQEQEEVEEEEEEEDGEEDEHEGGFHLSPKCIPMEGMSSGNGGLIQVMEAGQMPFGSGIDLRDNPVGDFLSSRDEPQMISGSSLFGNGHKRDNLGLDNHHSLNGSNKRLRGDSPWNSKPMDFETCIEQMEHWMGKARMMFATKDQACEESTMNQQLLINELQKRDNMIEHLHKAKLEEAQKRQIEVYRFEKELYMMQSLVDGYRKALKETRKAFAEYRAQCPQGDNEPLYKDLPGSGGLVLTAVEVERERLKKEAEERAKLRDFMIDFEKKTTDFESTWFDKFEAHRSAVESLSERLLVLEDQVKHLNEVNANHKVSDPIECRVSDPIECKVSDHIESDPIECKVSDSIECKVSDPIECVPTTEGETA, via the coding sequence ATGACCAACCCAATCTCTGAGACTGAAATCCCCGACGAAACCCTAAGCCCCAACGCCATCCCCGAACAATGCCCACAACAACCACCACTACACCCCGACCCCCAATTCTCCGAAACCCTAACCCTCCCCGATCCTAATTCCCCCAATCCTAACCAAGACCAAGATTCTACCATGCAAGGCCCGATCCCCACCACCCTCACCGTCGTCGACGACGACCCCGAGCCCGACGCCTCCACCGGCGCTGCGactggcggcggcggcggcacCACCACCAGACGCACGACGAAGCGGAAGAAAGGCCCGAAGAGAACCGCGCTAGAGAGAAGGTCTCGCGAGAAGCTCCAGGTAATCGTCGCAACCCTAAAGCCCATTCCTTTCACTCCAGCAAAAACCCTCGATTTCGAGAGGCACCAGAGCCTCTTGCAGCGGCTGGGGCTCTGGGACTTCGTCCACGTCGAGCTCGATTCGGGGCTCCGCGGCGATCTCCTCGCCCAGCTCATCGCGAGCTACGTCCCCACCAGTCGGTGCAGCTACGTCAACGGGGTTAGGATCAATGTGAACCGCGCCGATCTAGGCCGCGCCTTGAAGCTTCCGGTGAAGAAGACTGGTTGCGGTGGTGGTGCCACCGCAGATTCGATAGACTCCGCGGAATCTATAGCGTTTGTTGAGgaggtggtgtatagttggatGCTTCTGCATGATGATGAAGCTTACATCATGCCTAATGATGTTTTGGGGTGGTTGAGTTTGATCAAGGATGGGAATTTCGAGAAGGTTGATTGGGCAGGGATTATATGGTTTATGGTGGAGAAGGAATTGAAGGCGCCGCAGCTGGTGAGTTGTTACTACGCGTCACATTTGCAGCATTTGATTAAGACTCAGCATGAGGAGTTGTTGAAGGAGGGGGTTGAGGTGACAGAGGAGGTGGTGGAAGAGGATAATGATGTGAAGGAGGAgggagaggaggaggaggatgaagaagaggaggaggggtTGAAGGAAGAGGTGGATGCAAATGGGGACGTGAAGATGGGTGAGATTGATGAGGGGCAGGTTCAGGAGTTGGAGGAGCACCGCATTGAGTTGAGTCTCGGGCAAGATAATAATGTTGAGAGGGTTGAAGTTGAGAAGGAGCAGGGTGGAGAGGAGCAGATGATGGATGTGGGTTTTGAGCAGTCTAAGGAGGAGGATATGCCTGGAATGTGGCTTTTGGATCAGAAGAACTGTGTGGGGGAGCCATTTTTGCGGCCTTGTCATGGTGGTGATGTGAAGGGTGTGGAGTTTGAACAAGTGAGAGAGGACGATGGAGAAGATGTGCAGGAACAAGAGGaggtggaggaggaggaagaagaggagGATGGTGAAGAGGATGAGCATGAGGGCGGGTTCCATCTCTCGCCCAAGTGTATTCCTATGGAGGGGATGTCTTCTGGGAATGGGGGTCTCATTCAAGTTATGGAAGCTGGGCAAATGCCTTTTGGTTCTGGGATTGATCTCCGTGACAATCCGGTGGGAGATTTTCTGTCGTCCAGGGATGAGCCCCAGATGATTTCTGGTTCATCACTTTTTGGTAATGGTCACAAGAGAGACAACCTTGGCCTGGATAATCATCATTCTCTGAATGGCAGTAACAAGCGGCTGAGAGGTGATAGCCCGTGGAACTCCAAGCCAATGGACTTTGAAACGTGCATAGAACAGATGGAACATTGGATGGGGAAAGCTAGAATGATGTTTGCAACAAAAGATCAGGCTTGCGAAGAATCTACAATGAATCAGCAACTCTTGATTAATGAGCTCCAGAAGCGAGATAACATGATTGAGCATTTGCATAAGGCAAAGTTAGAAGAGGCTCAGAAAAGACAGATTGAGGTATATCGGTTCGAGAAGGAACTTTATATGATGCAAAGTCTTGTTGATGGCTACAGAAAAGCCTTGAAAGAAACACGGAAGGCTTTTGCTGAATATAGAGCACAAtgtcctcaaggtgataatGAACCACTTTATAAAGATCTTCCTGGGTCTGGGGGCCTTGTTTTGACTGCGGTGGAGGTGGAAAGGGAACGTCTGAAGAAGGAAGCAGAAGAAAGGGCAAAGTTGAGAGATTTCATGATAGATTTTGAAAAGAAGACTACAGATTTTGAGTCCACTTGGTTTGATAAATTTGAAGCTCATAGGAGTGCAGTTGAATCCCTAAGTGAGAGGTTGCTGGTTTTGGAGGACCAagtaaaacatttgaatgaagTGAATGCTAATCACAAGGTTTCTGATCCCATTGAATGCAGGGTTTCTGATCCCATTGAATGCAAGGTTTCTGATCACATTGAATCTGATCCCATTGAATGCAAGGTTTCTGATTCCATTGAATGTAAAGTTTCTGATCCTATCGAATGTGTTCCAACAACTGAAGGAGAAACTGCTTAG